TTCGAGCGGCGCATCACGACCCTGGACGGGCGGGTGATGGACACGCACGTGCAGTACATTCCCGACCTGCGGGGCCGGGAGGTGCGGGGGTTCTACTCGCTGGGCATGGACGTGACCGCGTTCCGGAAGACCGAGGAGGAACTCAGCCGGCAACGGGCGCTGGCCAGCATCACCCTGGACGCCATCGGGGACGGCGTGATCACCACCGACCCGGGGGGCCGGATCACGTTCATGAATCCGGTCGCGCAGCGCCTGACCGGCTGGCAGGAGACCGAGGCGCTCGGCCGAGCCATTGAGACGGTGCTGCCACTGGTGGACCCCCGGACGAACCGCACGGTGCTCAACCCGCTGCGGGTGGCGCTGCGGGACCGCACGGTGGTGGGCCTGTCCTCGGAGGCGACGGTCCGCAGTCGCCTGGGGCCGGTGGCGCACATCGAGGATTCTGCCGCGCCGATCTTCGATCAGACGGGGGACCTGATCGGCGGGGTGATCGTCTTCCATGACGTGACGGAAAAGCAGGCGCTCGCGCAGCGGATGAGTCACCTCGCGCGGCACGATCACCTGACGGGCCTTCCGAACCGGGCCACCATGCTCGAGCAGTTGTCGGGTGCGATCATGCAGGCCGCGCGGGAACGGCACGCGTTCGCGCTGCTCTTCCTCGATCTGGATGATTTCAAGGGCGTGAACGATACGCTCGGGCACGCGCTGGGGGACGAGTTGCTGCGTCAGGTGGCCGCGCGGCTGCAGCAGGAGGTGCGGGGGCAGGACGTCGTGTCGCGGCAGGGCGGGGATGAATTTCTGGTGCTGCTCGCGGAGCACCTCACCGCGTCGGAAACGCAGGCGGTCGCGCAGCGGCTGCTGCGGACGCTGCGCCGCCCGTTCCAGTTGGATGATCACGCGGTGACGGTGCCGGTCAGCGTGGGCGTGGCGGTGTACCCGCATGACGGGACGGACGCGGACGAGTTGATCCGGCATGCGGACGCGGCCATGTACCGCGCCAAGGCGGACGGTGGGAACTGCGTGCGGTTTTTCGACGCGTCCCTGGACGCGCAGATGCGGGAGCAGCAGGCCCTCCTGGTCGCGCTGCGCGCCGCGGTGCATGAAGCGCAGTTCCACCTGGTGTACCAGCCGCAGGTGAATGCCCGGACGGGTGCGGTGATGGGGGTGGAAGCGCTGCTGCGCTGGACGCGGCCGGACGGGGTGAGCGTGTCGCCCGGTGTGTTCATTCCACTGGCGGAACGCGCGGGCCTGATGCCGCACCTGGGCACGTGGGTGCTGCGGGAGGGGGCGAGGCAGGCGCGGGCGTGGCAGGTGACCGGGCGGGAGGTGCGCGTGGCGGTGAATGTGTCCGCGTCGCAGTTCAGTGAGCCGTCGTTCGTGCGGACCGTGCAGGAGGTCCTGGCGAGCACGGGCGTACCGGGGCGGCTGCTGGAACTGGAGGTGACGG
The genomic region above belongs to Deinococcus sedimenti and contains:
- a CDS encoding sensor domain-containing protein, with protein sequence MPQQHAHMFDVIFQHTRQGMALVALDGTFITANDALARLLGTSTEDLAGQRFLEFTHPDDRAADRDALADLRAGTRRDYAVTKRYLPRTGGIVWVDVYVLTVTDQHGQPAFYVTQVQDVTPVRTLTDQLHIAHQATEDGVWDWRVGDRHVRVTDQVSALLGLAPQGTLPVRTWWRALHRKDRAVVRAQVQEHLTGQRAKLDALHRVILPDGTWRWLALRGKVVRRAADGMPLHLAGTLTDVEDRLHDQQDLQVLLDHLPVKVGYWDAELHNRFANQRYADWFGRQAGHLRDQHLRDVVGEDLYERNRPFIERALRGEPQSFERRITTLDGRVMDTHVQYIPDLRGREVRGFYSLGMDVTAFRKTEEELSRQRALASITLDAIGDGVITTDPGGRITFMNPVAQRLTGWQETEALGRAIETVLPLVDPRTNRTVLNPLRVALRDRTVVGLSSEATVRSRLGPVAHIEDSAAPIFDQTGDLIGGVIVFHDVTEKQALAQRMSHLARHDHLTGLPNRATMLEQLSGAIMQAARERHAFALLFLDLDDFKGVNDTLGHALGDELLRQVAARLQQEVRGQDVVSRQGGDEFLVLLAEHLTASETQAVAQRLLRTLRRPFQLDDHAVTVPVSVGVAVYPHDGTDADELIRHADAAMYRAKADGGNCVRFFDASLDAQMREQQALLVALRAAVHEAQFHLVYQPQVNARTGAVMGVEALLRWTRPDGVSVSPGVFIPLAERAGLMPHLGTWVLREGARQARAWQVTGREVRVAVNVSASQFSEPSFVRTVQEVLASTGVPGRLLELEVTESALLQDVARVRGVLEEIKALGITVALDDFGTGYSSLSYLHALPIDLLKIDRSFMPSAQRPVHTILSAIVGLGQALGLHVIAEGVETQEQQDLLLDLGCERAQGFLYARPMSAEQVDAWRQDRPVRR